The Tetrapisispora phaffii CBS 4417 chromosome 16, complete genome genomic sequence aGTTCAGAACCAAGATAAGGAACCTATAGATGATCTGATTGTCgttaaagaaagaaagataaGCCCTTTAGAAAAGAAACGTAACGAGTTTTATAGACACGTCGGTGACGTTAATAAAGCATTGCTTGACTATAAGAAATACACCAAATCATATGCAGATTTACTGAAGAAACAAAGAGAGGCCAGGAAAGCATATTTATCCAAGAAATCTCAACAAGATTTGATTCCATCAATATCAGCTTCAGACCTAAATGAAATCCAGCAAGCATTTAATGCgaatgataataaactaCTATCCAAGGGAAACAACTTAGAAGTTTATGTTCGTGATTTAATCACACTTAGACCTGGTGCTTGGCTAAATGATACAATTATTGAGTTTTTTATGCAAACTATTGAAGCAAATGATGAAGCTTGTGTGGCTTTTAATTCATTCTTCTATACAACATTGTCTGATAGGGGATATCCAGGTGTCAGAAGATGGTTgaagagaaagaagaagaatattGACAATTTggataaaatatttgtacCAGTTAATTTAAATAGATCACATTGGGCTCTTTGTATGATCGATCTTAagaataaaagaattatttacGTGGATTCTTTATCTAATGGTCCAAATGCTACAAGTTTTGCTATATTAAGTGACTTACAACATTTTGTATGGGAGGCAAGTGAACATAAATATGGTAAAGATTTCGAACTTGTCAATGCAGATTGTCCACAGCAACCTAATGGTTTTGATTGCGGTGTTTTTGTTTGTATGAATGCATTTTATTTGGAAAATCACTCCGAATTAACCTATAAGCCTTCAGATGCATCAAGAATGAGGCTCCATATTGCTAATTTGATATTACATTCTGTCGATAAAAAATAGCAATAATCTGGTTTcatcatataaatatatttagattccaataaataacaataatttaatcaatatttaaatctaTTTAGCTTTCTGTTTACCAAGTTCCTGaactttaatttcaatttcctttatatttgtttcCTTTTGGAGCTCTTTAGTGACCATTACTTCTTCTTTAGTTTTCCTTATATCCAAGTTTTCTATTTCATTTATCAATTCATCTATTTTATCTTCAGTCACTATTAGATCATTGAATTCTTTAGACCACCCCAAATGTTCCATTAATTCAGTTGCTAGTTCATCCAAGTCACCAGTTAATAAGAAATCAGATTTTCTAGGGTGTTTAGAAAAATCTCCAACGgtatttttattcattaaacCTCTCACGACAGTGTTGGGTACTTCAGTAGGCAAACTTGCAAATGGATAAACAGCCAATGATGTTCCAGCAACAATAACTACCACTTCAGAACCATTTTTCGAAGATTGTTGCATCGTCTCTAAATCTTGAGCCCAAGTATCAAAGAATCTCTTTGGAAGATCTTCTCCAAAGAATACGATTTTAGGTTTGATAAAGCTTTGGCATTTTACACATGCAGCATAATCAAA encodes the following:
- the TPHA0P00370 gene encoding C48 family peptidase (similar to Saccharomyces cerevisiae ULP1 (YPL020C); ancestral locus Anc_8.72), whose product is MNHSTIERASSVSSYYNPSFSKIFLINSQDVRNHQRSRISRYSRYSARQRPQSSSYEYNTASEIAEDLKVSFKAAGKYFWRKLHARYGSNTRQQQQQQTQKRECLAEDLDAADSTFGGSKRPMSVSHVYYISSKRRKLDSPNVQDNIGAHSLPTYLSIDVVDSSRKDSSAGIGSKDPFKWATWSVCSNQDKNCNTKHNYATSNYGSAFISNKHSSEPNQAVNPEDPIEKKEFADCLKTIYEGKNLVRSFDSAKEDIMKDLSLSNIGNHLNSTTSFKLRIAGLTKQLKDIIVQNQDKEPIDDLIVVKERKISPLEKKRNEFYRHVGDVNKALLDYKKYTKSYADLLKKQREARKAYLSKKSQQDLIPSISASDLNEIQQAFNANDNKLLSKGNNLEVYVRDLITLRPGAWLNDTIIEFFMQTIEANDEACVAFNSFFYTTLSDRGYPGVRRWLKRKKKNIDNLDKIFVPVNLNRSHWALCMIDLKNKRIIYVDSLSNGPNATSFAILSDLQHFVWEASEHKYGKDFELVNADCPQQPNGFDCGVFVCMNAFYLENHSELTYKPSDASRMRLHIANLILHSVDKK
- the HST2 gene encoding histone deacetylase HST2 (similar to Saccharomyces cerevisiae HST2 (YPL015C); ancestral locus Anc_8.74), which gives rise to MKIGNTVESLASYFKEFPKSKVIFLVGAGISTSCGIPDFRSPETGLYHNLSKLKLPFAEAVFDIDFYEENPEPFYTLAKELYPGNFKPSKFHYMMKLFQDKKRLERIYTQNIDTLERLAGIRSELIVEAHGSFADNHCISCGEEYPQEVFKSRLEECSKIDGKFDYAACVKCQSFIKPKIVFFGEDLPKRFFDTWAQDLETMQQSSKNGSEVVVIVAGTSLAVYPFASLPTEVPNTVVRGLMNKNTVGDFSKHPRKSDFLLTGDLDELATELMEHLGWSKEFNDLIVTEDKIDELINEIENLDIRKTKEEVMVTKELQKETNIKEIEIKVQELGKQKAK